Proteins from a genomic interval of Lolium perenne isolate Kyuss_39 chromosome 1, Kyuss_2.0, whole genome shotgun sequence:
- the LOC127333217 gene encoding putative ripening-related protein 5: MTTVRALATMAIFLMVALSTSHIASSLRPGLGVCRASGYLPGKSGNCERSNDPDCCEDGKKYPQFHCSPPVTASTKAVLTLNSFEKGKDGGGPSECDNAYHSDKEMVVALSTGWFNNMDRCGHRIKISANGKSVYAKVVDECDSVYGCDEDHNYEPPCANNIVDASPAVWNALGLDQNIGMEGITWSDGDS; this comes from the coding sequence ATGACAACTGTAAGAGCTCTTGCCACCATGGCAATCTTCCTCATGGTGGCGCTCTCGACCTCCCACATTGCATCCTCACTCCGCCCAGGCCTCGGTGTTTGCCGTGCAAGCGGCTACCTTCCGGGAAAATCAGGGAACTGTGAGAGGAGCAACGATCCGGACTGTTGTGAGGATGGCAAGAAGTACCCGCAGTTCCATTGCTCGCCACCAGTCACGGCGAGCACAAAGGCCGTCCTAACTCTCAACAGTTTCGAGAAGGGCAAGGACGGCGGTGGTCCGTCGGAGTGTGACAATGCCTACCATAGTGATAAGGAGATGGTTGTCGCGCTGTCAACCGGCTGGTTTAATAACATGGATCGTTGCGGGCATCGCATCAAGATCAGTGCCAATGGCAAGTCCGTGTATGCCAAGGTGGTGGATGAGTGTGACTCCGTGTATGGCTGCGATGAAGATCACAACTATGAACCCCCTTGTGCCAACAACATTGTCGACGCCTCTCCTGCAGTGTGGAATGCCCTAGGGCTAGACCAGAATATTGGGATGGAGGGCATCACCTGGTCCGATGGCGACAGTTGA
- the LOC127301602 gene encoding CDT1-like protein a, chloroplastic: MTDGKSAQVDLGEGINQMASDDNSSSPATMQNIKADMEDAGGKMESPTLEKPESEREEIVVSTLATNLLAESYKDILAEKLLGNEDETDDEDDNDNILLPGSSQSSVPNGLLEKHKNLLNIFNRMESSIRLLRLRKKMATFKDIATQVEVLTKRKFLYTHLAQMKHLFPEAIQITRILLHDEKSICMYADMEIALRMDTVECSNSHESPAMAICEAFRSKLLCFLESHHEDIDIPEATLPEPFNSREVLYLDTLHNGHSAQRVLVDSKGELYLDKLHNGHSFEGVLESSSENGFSNSSHFPQSFQKIMSQKSIAKVTKKTQLLSDPVEVTFLGADDTGAPDTSSTKHVSVPAKTNICDTPNRHLISFSEKDTPKQAISHSPLMAETPQMQTPKMPLPTPLGKIETSSRHGSEARSASSARRSLVMFSPSKFDESPSADTSKPDKDGAFVAEDEVIAGKCLFPEETCTFTSILVEKDTDKTNQVPSTNSQEKLDSLRATFDIVCGISGSSKNSLITKQELVHNILANNLDIEETGEIEEQLHILEDLSPEWLSKKLRGGEVLYSIKQIPDQKLVRERLVEVI; this comes from the exons ATGACCGACGGGAAAagtgctcaggttgatcttgggGAAGGAATTAATCAAATGGCTAGTGATGATAACTCAAGTAGCCCTGCAACTATGCAGAACATCAAAGCTGATATGGAAGATGCTGGGGGCAAAATGGAATCACCAACTCTAGAAAAGCCTGAGTCTGAAAGGGAGGAGATTGTTGTCAGCACATTGGCAACTAATTTACTTGCAGAGAGCTACAAGGACATATTAGCTGAGAAGCTATTGGGAAATGAGGATGAAACCGACGATGAAGATGATAATGACAATATTTTGTTGCCTGGTAGCAGCCAATCTTCAGTTCCAAACGGGCTTCTTGAGAA ACACAAGAATTTGCTAAATATTTTCAACCGGATGGAGAGTTCTATAAGGTTGCTGCGTCTGAGGAAGAAGATGGCTACATTTAAGGACATTGCGACCCAGGTGGAAGTACTTACAAAGAG GAAGTTCTTGTACACTCATTTGGCCCAGATGAAACATTTATTCCCAGAAGCAATCCAGATAACTAGGATACTCCTGCATGATGAGAAAAGCATATGCATGTATGCTGACATGGAAATCGCACTTCGAATGGACACTGTGGAGTGCAGCAATTCTCATGAGTCTCCAGCCATGGCAATTTGCGAAGCTTTTCGCTCAAAGCTTTTGTGCTTTTTGGAATCTCATCATGAG GATATTGACATTCCTGAGGCCACACTACCAGAACCCTTTAATTCAAGGGAGGTGTTGTATCTTGATACACTGCATAATGGGCATTCTGCTCAGCGAGTTCTTGTTGATTCAAAGGGGGAGCTGTATCTTGATAAACTGCATAATGGGCATTCTTTTGAGGGAGTTCTTGAAAGTTCCTCTGAAAATGGATTTTCAAATTCCTCTCACTTCCCTCAATCCTTTCAGAAAATCATGTCCCAGAAAAGTATTGCTAAAGTTACTAAAAAGACTCAACTGCTTTCTGATCCAGTAGAAGTGACCTTCCTGGGTGCTGATGATACAGGAGCTCCAGATACAAGCTCTACCAAGCATGTCTCTGTTCCAGCCAAGACCAATATTTGTGATACTCCAAACCGCCATTTGATCTCTTTCTCTGAAAAAGATACACCAAAGCAAGCCATCTCACATTCACCATTGATGGCCGAAACACCACAAATGCAGACACCAAAAATGCCATTGCCTACTCCACTTGGGAAAATAGAAACCTCAAGTAGACATGGATCTGAAGCACGATCTGCCAGTTCAGCACGCAGATCACTAGTAATGTTCTCACCATCAAAATTTGATGAAAGCCCTTCTGCTGACACATCAAAGCCTGACAAGGATGGGGCCTTTGTCGCAGAAGATGAGGTTATAGCTGGAAAATGCCTTTTCCCAGAAGAAACATGTACTTTTACCAGCATACTGGTG GAAAAGGATACTGACAAAACCAATCAAGTACCCTCGACGAATTCCCAGGAAAAGCTAGATTCATTACGTGCCACTTTCGACATTGTCTGTGGCATCTCTGGATCTTCGAAGAATTCCTTAATCACTAAACAAGAACTCGTTCACAATATTCTGGCTAATAACCTGGATATAGAAGAGACAG GAGAGATAGAAGAACAGTTGCATATCTTGGAGGATCTTTCTCCCGAGTGGTTATCTAAGAAGTTACGTGGTGGAGAAGTTCTTTACAG CATTAAACAAATACCAGACCAGAAGTTAGTTCGGGAAAGACTCGTGGAAGTCATTTGA
- the LOC127301615 gene encoding uncharacterized protein isoform X1: protein MAEPPASACPAELDLARARCRALHDRLAASPALPRHPALRSLLRLVAAELRFLTNSPDPATSPRPLSSNLPHLGALHRLLTHPAVRAPSRLAPRPGVDFACAFRSRAAWVLLSGRNPSGLRWAPRRQGLRPRVAAVLDSARSAPPATRPEKLLLAFARGVGADVVRGLAVEFGAVEIDLLAEFVDDTEDDKEEEDGWVSVSFHPDEEMRSFRAFEIDVVDGGGAEALSPPPPPAQDVNLDVRSDDTLEGCFGDFLGKMRMDSMELLNLDTTALVAIVSGISNGGVGKLMSAPEAETRGRFKCNYKFVMDQAQSELQYPIFVELGKAVDGKKCIICETVSSEFTEIASMCGGPDEKTRASQLLKKLIIVSDSPSPRMMDLPTTRKLAMKNKVVFGTGDHWRAPTLTANMGFVRAVSQSGMPLLTIEHKPRALIGL from the exons ATGGCCGAGCCTCCGGCCTCCGCCTGCCCCGCCGAGCTGGACCTCGCGCGGGCGCGGTGCCGCGCGCTGCACGACCGCCTCGCCGCGTCGCCCGCCCTGCCGCGCCACCCGGCGCTGCGCtcactcctccgcctcgtcgccgCCGAGCTACGCTTCCTCACCAACTCCCCCGACCCCGCGACCTCACCTCGGCCGCTCTCCTCCAACCTGCCCCACCTGGGGGCGCTCCACCGCCTGCTCACCCACCCCGCCGTGCGCGCGCCGTCCCGCCTCGCGCCGCGCCCGGGCGTGGACTTCGCGTGCGCCTTCCGCTCCCGCGCCGCCTGGGTGCTCCTCTCCGGCCGCAACCCGTCGGGTCTCCGGTGGGCCCCACGCCGCCAGGGCCTCCGCCCCCGCGTCGCGGCTGTCCTGGATTCCGCGCGCTCCGCTCCGCCGGCCACCCGCCCCGAGAAGCTGCTACTCGCCTTCGCCCGCGGCGTCGGCGCGGACGTCGTGCGCGGGCTCGCGGTCGAGTTCGGGGCCGTGGAGATCGACTTGCTAGCAGAGTTCGTGGACGACACCGAGGAcgacaaggaggaggaggatggcTGGGTGAGCGTCAGCTTCCACCCCGATGAGGAGATGAGAAGCTTTAGGGCGTTCGAGATTGACGTCGTGGATGGTGGTGGTGCTGAAGCactgtcaccgccaccgccaccggcccAGGACGTGAACCTGGATGTGCGTAGTGACGACACATTGGAGGGTTGTTTCGGTGACTTCTTGGGGAAGATGAGGATGGACTCGATGGAGCTGCTGAATTTGGACACCACTGCTCTTGTTGCCATCGTATCTGGTATCAGCAATGGCGGGGTGGGGAAGCTCATGAGCGCGCCGGAAGCGGAGACCAGGGGGAGGTTCAAATGCAACTACAAGTTCGTCATGGATCAG GCGCAATCTGAACTCCAGTATCCAATATTTGTTGAGTTAGGGAAAGCAGTGGATGGAAAAAAATGTATCATATGCGAAACGGTTAGCTCGGAGTTTACGGAAATTGCTTCAATGTGCGGTGGACCTGACGAGAAAACCAGAGCAAGTCAATTACTGAAAAAACTTAT AATAGTCTCGGACAGTCCTTCACCACGCATGATGGATCTTCCAACAACAAGGAAGCTTGCGATGAAAAACAAAGTTGTCTTTGGTACAGGTGACCACTGGCGCGCACCCACTCTGACTGCTAACATGGGGTTTGTAAGAGCTGTTTCACAGTCTGGTATGCCATTGTTGACCATTGAGCACAAACCCCGGGCGCTGATTGGCTTGTGA
- the LOC127301615 gene encoding uncharacterized protein isoform X2, translated as MAEPPASACPAELDLARARCRALHDRLAASPALPRHPALRSLLRLVAAELRFLTNSPDPATSPRPLSSNLPHLGALHRLLTHPAVRAPSRLAPRPGVDFACAFRSRAAWVLLSGRNPSGLRWAPRRQGLRPRVAAVLDSARSAPPATRPEKLLLAFARGVGADVVRGLAVEFGAVEIDLLAEFVDDTEDDKEEEDGWVSVSFHPDEEMRSFRAFEIDVVDGGGAEALSPPPPPAQDVNLDVRSDDTLEGCFGDFLGKMRMDSMELLNLDTTALVAIVSGISNGGVGKLMSAPEAETRGRFKCNYKFVMDQAQSELQYPIFVELGKAVDGKKCIICETVSSEFTEIASMCGGPDEKTRASQLLKKLILGQSFTTHDGSSNNKEACDEKQSCLWYR; from the exons ATGGCCGAGCCTCCGGCCTCCGCCTGCCCCGCCGAGCTGGACCTCGCGCGGGCGCGGTGCCGCGCGCTGCACGACCGCCTCGCCGCGTCGCCCGCCCTGCCGCGCCACCCGGCGCTGCGCtcactcctccgcctcgtcgccgCCGAGCTACGCTTCCTCACCAACTCCCCCGACCCCGCGACCTCACCTCGGCCGCTCTCCTCCAACCTGCCCCACCTGGGGGCGCTCCACCGCCTGCTCACCCACCCCGCCGTGCGCGCGCCGTCCCGCCTCGCGCCGCGCCCGGGCGTGGACTTCGCGTGCGCCTTCCGCTCCCGCGCCGCCTGGGTGCTCCTCTCCGGCCGCAACCCGTCGGGTCTCCGGTGGGCCCCACGCCGCCAGGGCCTCCGCCCCCGCGTCGCGGCTGTCCTGGATTCCGCGCGCTCCGCTCCGCCGGCCACCCGCCCCGAGAAGCTGCTACTCGCCTTCGCCCGCGGCGTCGGCGCGGACGTCGTGCGCGGGCTCGCGGTCGAGTTCGGGGCCGTGGAGATCGACTTGCTAGCAGAGTTCGTGGACGACACCGAGGAcgacaaggaggaggaggatggcTGGGTGAGCGTCAGCTTCCACCCCGATGAGGAGATGAGAAGCTTTAGGGCGTTCGAGATTGACGTCGTGGATGGTGGTGGTGCTGAAGCactgtcaccgccaccgccaccggcccAGGACGTGAACCTGGATGTGCGTAGTGACGACACATTGGAGGGTTGTTTCGGTGACTTCTTGGGGAAGATGAGGATGGACTCGATGGAGCTGCTGAATTTGGACACCACTGCTCTTGTTGCCATCGTATCTGGTATCAGCAATGGCGGGGTGGGGAAGCTCATGAGCGCGCCGGAAGCGGAGACCAGGGGGAGGTTCAAATGCAACTACAAGTTCGTCATGGATCAG GCGCAATCTGAACTCCAGTATCCAATATTTGTTGAGTTAGGGAAAGCAGTGGATGGAAAAAAATGTATCATATGCGAAACGGTTAGCTCGGAGTTTACGGAAATTGCTTCAATGTGCGGTGGACCTGACGAGAAAACCAGAGCAAGTCAATTACTGAAAAAACTTAT TCTCGGACAGTCCTTCACCACGCATGATGGATCTTCCAACAACAAGGAAGCTTGCGATGAAAAACAAAGTTGTCTTTGGTACAGGTGA